In the Schaalia hyovaginalis genome, CTGGTCAACGGCTCCGAGGGCATCGCCGTCGGCATGGCGACCCGCATCCCGCCGCACAACCTCCGCGAGGTCGCCAAGGGCGTCCAGTGGTCCCTCGACAACCCCGAGGCCTCCCGCGAAGAACTCCTCGAAGCCCTCATCCGCATCATCCCCGGCCCGGACTTCCCGACCGGCGCCACGATCCTCGGGCACAAGGGCATTGAAGAGGCCTACCGGACGGGTCGCGGCTCCATCACGCAGCGGGCCGTCGTCTCCGTCGAGGAGATCCACGGCCGCCAGTGCCTCGTGGTCACCGAACTGCCCTACCAGGTCAACCCGGACAACCTCGCCGACAAGATCGCCCAGCTGGTCCGCGACGGCCAGATCCAGGGGATCGCCGACATCCGCGATGAGACCTCGGGCCGCACCGGTCAGCGCCTCGTCATCGTCCTCAAGCGCGACGCGGTCGCCAAGGTCGTCCTCAACAACCTCTACAAGCGGACCTCGCTGCAGGAGAACTTCTCGGCGAACATGCTCGCCCTGGTCGACGGGGTGCCCAGGACGCTGTCGATCGACGGCTTCATCCGGCACTGGATCGCCCACCAGATGCAGGTCATCGTGCGGCGCACGCAGTTCCGCCTCAACAAGGCCCTCGACCGCCTCCACATCCTCGAGGGCTACCTCAAGGCCCTCGACGCCCTCGATGAGGTCATCGCCCTCATCCGCTCCTCCGCGACCGTGGACAAGGCGCGATCCGGCCTCATGGAGCTGCTCGAGGTCGACGAGGTCCAGGCCGACGCGATCCTCGCCCTCCAGCTGCGCCGACTCGCCGCCCTCGAACGTCAGAAGATCCTCGACGAGCACACCGAGCTCATGGCGCGCGTCACCGACCTGCGCGACATCCTCGCCAAGCCGGAGCGCCAGCGGGCCATCATCTCCGAAGAGCTCGCCGAGATCGTCGAGAAGTACGGGGACGAGCGCCGCACGCGCATCGTCCCCTTCGACGGGGAGATGAGCATGGAGGACCTCATCCCCGAAGAGGACGTCGTCGTCACCATCACCCGCGACGGCTTCGCCAAGCGCACCCGCACCGACAACTACCGTTCGCAAAAGCGCGGCGGCAAGGGCGTGCGCGGCACCCAGCTGCGCGGCGGCGACGTCGTCGAGCACTTCTTCGTCACGACGACCCACCACTGGCTCCTGTTCTTCACGAACCTCGGGCGCGTCTACCGGGCGAAGGCCTACGAGATCCCCGAGGGCGGCCGTGACGCGAAGGGCCAGCACGTCGCGAACCTCCTGGCCTTCCAGCCCGATGAGAAGATCGCGCAGGTCCTCGCGATCCGCGACTACGACATGGCCGACTACCTCGTGCTCGCGACGAAGTCGGGCCTGGTGAAGAAGACCCCGCTCAAGCTCTACGACTCCCCGCGTTCGGGCGGCATCATCGCGATCAACCTGCGCGAGGACGAGGAGGGACGGCCCGACGAGGTCGTCTCCGCCCAGGTCATCTGCGCCGACCAGGACCTCATCCTCGTGTCGCGCGACGGCCAGGCGGTGCGCTTTGCCGCCACCGACGAGCAGCTGCGCCCGATGGGCCGATCGACCTCGGGCGTGCGCGGCATGAAGTTCCGCGGCGATGACGAGCTCTTGTCCATGGAGGTGCCGCGCGAGGGCGCGGACCTGCTCATCGTCACCGAGTCCGGATACGCCAAGCGCACCCCCGTCGAGGAGTACCCGACGAAGGGGCGCGGCACCATGGGCGTGCGCGTCGGCAAGCTCGTCGACGAGCGCGGCGGCCTGGTGGGCGCCCTCGTCGTGAACCCGGACGAGGACGTCATGGTCATCACCGAGTCCGGCAAGCTCGTCCAGGTCAATGCCTCCGATGTGCGCCCGACCTCCCGCAACACGATGGGCGTCATCTTCGCCCGCCCCGACGGGGACGACCGGATCATTGCGATCACCCCGAACCCGGAGCGCGAGATGGATGAGGAGGAGTCCGCGGAGGCGTCTGCGGCAGAGGACTCATCTGTGGAGGCGGAGGCGCGCGGAGCGGGGGACGCCGAGTCCCCGACGAGTGGCGATTCCGCGCAGTCGGACGCGAATGACGACGAAACCGCCGTCGAGGCTGTAGCGTCAGACCTGAACTCCATTGAGGAAGGCAACGAGGAATGAGCGACGAGACGACCGTGTACGCCACCGAAGACGCTCCCCGCAGGGTCGACCTGGCGGTTGCCCGCATCGACGCGTGGACCGTCATGAAGGTGAGCTTCCTGCTGTCCGTCGCCCTCGGCATCGCCCTCGTCATCGGCACGGCGGTCCTGTGGCTCATGGTCGACGGCATGCACGTCTTCTCGACGATCGAGGAGTTCCTCACGACGATCGGCGCGCAGAAGTTCACGGTGCTGCTCGACTACGTGCGCCTGCCGAAGGTGCTGTCCTACGCGACGATCGCCGCCGTGGCCAACGTCGTCCTGCTCACCGCCGCCTCCACCGTGGGCGCGATGCTCTACAACGTCATCGCCTCCCTGGTCGGCGGCATCAAGGTCTCCCTCATGGACGAGTGAGGCGAGCGGCGCCCGAGAGCTTTCGGGTGCGCGCGCCTGTCGTTCCTTCGGGGGTGCGCGCTTGTCAGTCCTCCGTGGGTGCGCGTCGATTTTCCCTTCGGGCGCGCCGATCGACTCCGTGCCGCAGTTCACGTCGTCGGATTTGCCGGTGCGTGTGAAGTGCGGTTACGATAATCCGGTGCCCGAGGGGTACGGATTTGGGCCTATAGCTCAGTAGGTTAGAGCGCAGTCCTGATAAGACTGAGGTCGGTGGTTCGAGCCCACCTAGGCCCACCATCCGCGACGAAGGAAAGGCGGAGATCCCATGAAGAAGTGGATCGGGGTTCTTTCGACGGTCGCAGCGGCCGTCGCCATCGGAATCGTCATTCGACAGATCTCCCAGGATCTTTCCGATAACGTCGAGCTCTGGAAGTCCGTCACAGACGAAACCCTGGACTGATTCCTTCACAAGGGGCTATGGCGCAATTGGTAGCGCACCTGCTTTGCAAGCAGGGGGTTACGGGTTCGAGTCCCGTTAGCTCCACCATAAGAATCCGCATGATTCCAACGAAAAATCGTGTAGTCGGCCCCGCGGTTTGCCTGAGCGTGTAGCCATTCGTGTAGCCATTCAGGCAATGACGCGGGGCCTGCGCTAAGCGCAGGCCCCGGAGTTGGCGTTCCCCGGCCTGACGCAGCCGGTACCACCCACACCCGCACCCTATACGCGCCCCGTCGGCAACGCCATCGGTGCACAATTGATGCCGACCCAACAATCAGGAGGCCACTGTGGACCCCATCATGCAATTCAAATCCCACATCCACGGCAAAAACGCCGACGTGAGGATCTACCCCGACCGCGTCGAATGGACCCGCAAAGGCTGGCTCGGCGCCGGATCCAAAGCCGCCCTCGGGTTCATGACCATGGGCGCCTCCCTCCTCGCCACCGGAATCCGACGCAGCGAAGACGGCGAAATCATCCCACTCAACGCCATCACCCACATCGGCAAACACCGAGGCAAAGGGCTCAACACCGAAGTCGTCCTCACCACCTCCGGCGGCGACCTCGCCATGCGAGTCCACCACGGACAAGCCGACCTCATCATCGCCACCATCCACCAGATCCAACGCGACGGCTACACCCTCCCGTCCGCCTCACAGATGCCCATGACGCCACCCCAACCGACCCCCGTACCTGCGAGCGCACCGACACCCGCGATTCCCGACGTCGCCGAGCAGCTCTCCAAACTCGGGCACCTCCGCGACGCAGGCATCCTCACGGAGGAAGAGTTCGCGACGAAAAAAGCCGACCTCCTCTCCCGCCTCTGACCTCACCCCAGGGCCGCTTCAGCCGATCGCCACAGACCGGAGAAGCGGGGTTATAGGACAAGACGTGTTGGTTTGACTTGGGTTTTTTGGCTTGTTGGTGCGGGAAAGTTGGGTTCAAAGTTGCTGGGCGCCAACTTTGAGGGTGGACAAAATGTGTTGGTAGAACGTCGACTTTTCGGCTTGTTGGTGCGGGAAAGTTGGGTTCAAAGTTGGTGCTGGCACATTCGGTGAGTGAACATCCTGAAATGTGCCTCTTGTGGCAGGAAGTTGATCCGGTACGGACTGTCGAAAACGGGCAAGCAGAGGTGGCAGTGCACCTCGTGCCATTCAACGGGCGTGCAGCGGATTGACGCCACCGCGAAGCATCTGGACAACTTCCTCGCGTGGCTGCTTGGTGGGGCCAGGCAGGCGGACATGCCAGGTGGTGGCAGGTCGTTTCGTAGGCGCTGTGAGCGTTTGTGGGAGGTCTGGCCCTTGTCTGCGGTCGTGGATGAGGTCCACGAGGTCGTCTTCGTTGACGGCCTGCACTTGGGGCGTAAAGCGGTCGTGTTGATCGCCCAGACACGAGAGCATGTGTTGGGCTGGTATGTCGCAAGGAGTGAGAACTCGCGTGCGTGGGAGGCCCTCATGAACCGGATCGCGCCTCCGGTCGTGGTGGTGTCTGATGGGGGGAGCGGCTTTGAGAAGGCCCGAAAGAAAGCGTGGCCTAACACTCGGGTTCAAAGGTGCACCTTCCACGTGTTCGGGATCGTCAAACAAGCCACTACCACGCGGCCGAAATTGGCGTGTTCGCGCGAGTTCTACCAGATTGGCACGCGGCTGCTTCACGTGAAGGATCGCGAACAAGCGACCGTGTGGGTTCAGGACTATATGGCGTGGTGCGTGAGGTGGGAGGACTTCCTCGCCGAGAAGACCCCTACCCCTGACGGCGGCTGGGAGTACACGCACGAACGCCTCGTGCGGGCGCGCAACAGTGTGAACCGGCTACTTGGTCAAGGGGGTGTTGTTCACCTACACCGACCCTCAGTTCGAGGGGGTGCTGCCGGCGATGAACAACCAGATCGAAGGGGCCACGAATGCGCCTTTGCGGCAGATGCTGCGCGACCATCGTGGCATGCGGCTGAGCCGGCGGATCAAAGCGATCTTCTGGTGGTGCTACATGCACACCGAACATCCCCTGCCTGCAGCCAAGATCCTCAAGGTCATGCCCACCGACGCCCAGATCGAAGACGCCTGGCACCACGCCTCACGCGAACACGGCGTCGCCGCGACTATCCCCCGGTGGGGCGACGCCATCTGCTGGCACGAACTCCACCACACAAGCCCCCACCGAAACGACTGGGACTAACCCTCCACCAACTCCTTTTGTCCTTTAACCCGAGAAGCGGCCCTCGATCATGTCGAGCAGCCGAGCGGTCCCGGTCCCGTCGCGTACACCGGTGACACCACCGATCCTGCGCGACGACACGGCAGGCCAGCACCGCCCGATCCTGGTCCACGCGTTGCCCGCCGGCCTGCAGGCCCAGGTCATCCAGCCCGGCGAAGGTGGTCACGTCGGGGGTAGTGAAGGTAGCGTCGCGCATGTCGAGGTCTTCCAGATGAGCGGTGTAGAACCTTCATCTTCGGGAGGCCTCGACCCCTACCCCGGCACCGACGCACCCACCCCCACCGACACCGCCGCGGCTCGACCTACACCCTCAACTGAGAAGAGCCGGTTCACCTCATCTCGAATCGTGTAGTGCGTGGGAGAATGTCATTGTGCAGCGGAAGCTAAAAGAAAGGCGTTAGAAAAATGCTTGCTAGAGATTTCGCGGCAGTGCTCGGAGAACTTGAACCGCAATTACCACTTTCAGACTCACTGGAAAGGGCAGATCAAGAATCTCCTCGCTGGTATTTCTCACAGCGCACTCACCTTGTTGGCTACATCTCGCGTAAGGCGTACGAAGACTGGGATACCCTCGACGTTTCTAAGGTGTGGAGCGGTATCACTCGACCTGAAGCCAGGCTGTGGGTGATTGAAGCTCTCGGCATGATTGGCTCCGAAGGGCATGAAGTCGTCAACACGCTGCTGAACGACCTTCCTTACGGCACAGGTCGTGGAAAATACCAGGCGCACCGTGAGTATCTGGAGCAACGCTATCCACTTAAATCCATCGTCGAAGCTGCCACAGTCATCTTCAACCGCCTAAAAATTGCCGACAAGCAGCGCTACCAGAATTAAATCCCGATAGGGATCACATCATCAATCGTGAGATGCAGTGCTGGTTTGGCGAGGCCGTTTTCTTGCCGCCAGCATTCGATGAGGTCGAGTAGATAGCCGAAGCACAGTAAACCCACCTCCGCCTGGGTGAGGTGGAGGTGGGCTAGGGCGATGTATTCGAGACGGGTGAATGCGGCCTCGTCCGACTCGCCACTCACTTGGCTGGCGGTGTTTCTGCGGCTTTTGGGTCAGGCTCGGAAACAATCGCTCGGCGTGTGCCTTCCTCAAGCGCCGCAGTGATCGCGGACTTGTATCCAGTCAGGTCAGCCGGCACAGTGAGCAGCTCAACGACCTCGGTCGATAGTTCTTCGCGCTTGTCGTCAGGGTGCTGGAGGTTCCAGATAGCGACGTCTTGGTTAGCGAGCAGGCAGATCAGCCAGATAACTTCTTCGATGGCTTGCTCAAAGTTCTCCGACTTCATGAGCTTGTCACCCAAATGATCTAGCCCGCCATACCGGGCAGCAATCTCACGGGTCGCGCGGATGGTGAGCCGTAGCTGATAGTCCTGGCCGTTAATTGTGATCACCGAGGCGGGCTTTGGCTGCTTCTTGGTGCTCATGCTCCCACCTCCATGCTGCCGAAGCTGGGCTCATAAACAGCGTTGTACCAGTCGGTGATCACGCTGCTGGTAGCGGTTGCTTCATCGGCTTCGGCTTTCCACGGATGCTTACCAGCGCTGTCGGGTTTGTTGCGGCGCAGGATCGTGCCCTCAATCTCTGGGGTAGAAAACTCGATAGAGTCACCCTTTGTCGTGAGGCTTGTGGCTGGTACTGCGAATTTGACGCGGTAGAGCCAGAAGTAGCGGTAGGTGCCGTTTGCTTTCGCAGCTCGAAACGCGATAGCCACACCAGAACCTCCATCCTCGGTGGCCGATACCAGTACCTTGTTGCCGTCTACTCGTGCGCCGATTAGGTCGGCTGCCACGGCTGCGCCGATGTCGTCGATACCGAGGGTGATGGTGCCGGACTTAAACTCTTTGACGATTTCGGAGGCTCCACCATCGGCGTAGAGGATCGCCTCGGCTAGCTCCACGGACAGCTCAGCGCTGATGGCGGCTCTTCCCAATCAGCGGTGTAGGTGTCGTTTGAACCCGCCGGCTTCCAGGAGGCTGCGCGATGTAGTGGGTGAGGTTGCGGATGCCCTGGGCGGTGCTGCGCAGGTGTTCCAGGCGGCCGTTGATTGCTTCTGTGGGGTCGTTGGATGTGCCAGGGCGGTCGAAGGACGCGAGCACGTCGTCGGCGCGTCGAGTCAGGGTGCATCCCGGGCGGGCGATCTCGGGCAGCCCGGTTGGGACACCGGTGGCGATGGTGTCGATGAGCGCGGTCATGGTGGCTTTCCCGGTCGTTCGGTCGGGGTCGCGGTGGGCGGCGATCATCTGCTGATAGACGTTCCAGGTGACCTCGACCGCGGTATGACGCTCATCGGCGAACAAGTCCTGCAGGCGCGTCTTCGCCTGGTCGGTGAGCAGGTCGGCGCCGGTGTGCAGGCTGTGACGGGCCCGGTACAGCGGGTCGCCGGCGCGGCCAGGGCGGTCGAAGATGTTCTGCTGGGTGCGACGTTGGCACTCGTCCAGGGTATCGGCGGCCAGGTGGACCATGTGGAAGGGGTCCATCACCGTCACCGCCTGTGGGACCTTCTCGACGGCAGCGGTCTTGAAACCCGTGAATTCGTCCATGGCGATGGCCTCGATGCCATCGCGCCGGGCCTGGTCGCGCCAGGCCTGCCAGGTCTTGAACACGGCCTTGGACCGGCCCTCGATCATGTCGAGCAGCCGAGCGGTCCCGGTCCCGTCGCGTACACTGGTGACACCACCGATCCTGCGCGACGACACGGCAGGCCAGCACCGCCCGATCCTGGTCCACGCGTTGCCCGCCGGCCTGCAGGCCCAGGTCATCCAGCCCGGCGAAGGTGGTCACGTCGGGGGTAGTGAAGGTAGCGTCGCGCATGTCGAGGTCTTCCAGATGAGCGGTGTAGAACCTTCATCTTCGGGAGGCCTCGACCCCTACCCCGGCACCGACGCACCCACCCCCACCGACACCGCCGCGGCTCGACCTACACCCTCAACTGAGAAGAGCCAGGTTATTTAGCGCTGAAAAGTTCAAAGGGCCCGACCCCCATGTCCACTTTCCGGGGGTCGAGCCCAAGATCACCTCGAGGTATCATTATGTCGATACTGTTCAAAAGCCGCATAACGGCTTGGACAGGAGCAAGATGTCAACACTCGATATTGACAAAGCATTAGACGCGATCACCGATTGGCAGGAGGAGTCATACATCCACCTGCACAAGAATCCCGAACTCTCGATGCAGGAAACTGAAACTTGCGACTTCATCGAAGCCGAGCTGGAAAAGCTGGGCTACCAGGTGCAGCGGATCGGTGGGGGAGTTGTTGGTGTCCTAGAAAACGGTAAGGGAGCTACTGTCCTTTTCCGGGCCGACATCGACGCCCTGCCAGTTAAAGAAAGCACTGGCTTTGAGTACGCCTCGACGATTACCCGAACTGACGAAAACGGTAACGAGGTGCCTGTGATGCACGCCTGCGGCCATGATTTCCACATCGTGGCCAACCTCGGTGCCGCCCGCATCCTCTCCGAAAACACCGATGCCTGGAGCGGCACCCACATCGCGCTGTTCCAGCCCGGCGAGGAGACAGCGGCCGGCGCCAAATCCATGGTCGAGGACGGCCTGGTTGATAAGCTGCCCAAGCCCGACGTCGCCCTGGGCCAGCACGTCCTCGCTGGCCCGATGCGTTCGGGGCAGGTTGGCACCCATGTCGGCCCCATTCTGTCGACCGGCGCTTCAATCAAGGTGACTTTGCATGGCAAGGGCTCTCACGGCTCCATGCCGCACTTGGGAGTGGACCCGGTGGTTCTGGCGTCGGCTATCGTCTTGCGGCTACAGACGGTGGTTTCGCGTGAGATCAACCCGTTCAGCATGGCGGTGCTGACGGTAGGCTCGGTTCAGGCCGGGTCGAAGTCGAACATTATTCCCGACTCGGCGCAGCTTCTGATTAATATCCGTGCGTACGATATGGGCGTCCGTGAGCAACTGCTGGCCGGCATCAAGCGCGTCGTCGTCGCTGAATGCGAAGCCGCCAACTGCCCTCAGGCCCCCGAATTTGAGGTTTACGATTCCTACCCGCTCACCGACAACGACGTCGCGACAACCGAGAAGGTGACCAAGGCGTTCGTCGATCACTTCGGTGCCGATCGCGTGATGGATTGCGGCGAGGTATCCGCGTCGGAAGATTTCAGCTTCATCCCTGATGCGTTCGGAATCGACTACTGCTACTGGGGCTTCGGCGGATTCGAAGCTGGAGCCCAGACGTACCCCAACCATAACCCTGCGTTCGGGCCGGTCATGCAGCCGACCCTGCGCACAGGAACCGAAGCGGCGATCGTCGCGTGCCTGGCATGGCTGAAGGAGTAAATGATGACAACAACGACCGAAAAGGCCGGCTACCAGGGAACTGAGAAGCTGCTGTGGGGCGTTGTGCTCGCGGTGGTGACGTTCTGGCTGTTTGCCGGCACCGCGGCCACCGTCGCACCGAACATCATGGCCGACATCGGGACAGACAATATCGATGCGGCGGGCATGAATCTGGCGGTGTCGATCACCGGCCTGTGTTCCGGCCTGTTCATGGTGTTGATGGGCGGCCTGGCCGACCGGATCGGGCGTGTCAAGATCACGCTCATTGGCATTTTGTTGAACGCTACTGGCTCGTTGCTCACTGTCTTCGCCTCTGGCGGCTTGGCGCTCCCGTTGCTGCTGGCTGGTCGAGCTATTCAAGGCCTCGGAGCTGCCTGTATCATGCCGGCGTCGATGGCTCTGGTTAAGGCGTATTGGGACGGCCCTGCCCGTCAGCGCGCGGTGTCGATGTGGTCCATTGGCTCCTGGGGCGGCTCGGGCCTGGCTGCGATCTTCGGCGGTTCCGTCGTCAACTTCGTAGGCTGGCGCGGTATCTTCATCGCATCGATCATCATCTCGGTGATTTCGTTCTTGATGATCCTCGGTACTCCTGAAAATAAGGTCGCCGAGCCTACCCACAAGAAGTTTGACGCGCCCGGCCTGGCGTTGTTCATCGTTGGTACCCTTGGCCTGATGATCGTGCTGCTGTACGGTTCCAAGCTGGGCTGGTCCAGCTTCACGACCCTTGGCCTGGCACTGCTGGCAGTCGTGGCATACGTCTTGTTCGTTCAATGGGAACGCAAGCAATCCAACCCGTTCATCGACTTCGCGTTATTCAAGAACACCACTTTCACGGGCGCCACGATCTCGAACTTCCTGGTCAACGGCACCATCGGTATGCTGATCATTAGCCAGCAGGTCATCCAGCTAGCAGGCCACAAGGCTGACGGCTCTTTGTACACGCCGTTCGATGCGGGTCTGCTCTCGCTTGGTTATGGCGTGTGTATCATCGCGTTCATCCGAATTGGCGAAAAGCTGCTACAGCGCTTCGGGCCGCGGAAGCCAATGATCTGGGGTTGCTTTATCACCATCGTGTCGTGCGTGATGCTCATGATGACCCATCTGCTCATTGGGCAGTACGTCATTCTCGCAATCATCGCCTACTGCCTATTCGGCCTCGGCCTGGCGTTCTACGCGACGCCATCAACCGATGCCGCGCTGGCAAACCTGCCGGCCGCCCAGGCCGGTTCCGGCGCTGGCATCTACAAGATGGCGTCCTCGCTCGGTGGTGCAATCGGCACCGCTATTTCGCTGGCAGTTTTCTACGGCCTGCAGGGCGCCCAGGTGCCCGACCTGATTACCATGACTGGGCGCAGTGATAACACCTCCCTACGCCTCGCCGCGATGGTGGCACTTGGTGTTTCGTTGGTATTCCTGTTGACAGCGATCGTCTCCATCACCACCACTGTCCCGAAGGGCGGCGGATCTGCTAATGGACCCGAGGAAACTCCGGATCCCGAACCGCAGGTGCTTCCCGACGACGAGCGGCAAGAGATCCTTGATCAGCTGGCTAACCTCCCGATTGAGGAGCTAAGAAAGCTGGTTCGCTCCTAGTACGTTCAACATACGTAGATGTCGGGTGCATGAACCTAGCAAAAGGATTCATGCACCCGATGTCCCATTTACCATCACGAAACGGCCTGATCGCGAGGAAAGTTTGTGATCAGGTCCCTCTTCATTTCATAGGGGAACCGCTCGTTGGTAGTCATTGCGGCACTCATTCGTTGAGAGTCCGTCCTACGACGGACGCGCCGTTCACCCTCTCGGCCACCCTCGAGCAAGCAAATGGGGTGGGAGCGCTCGGCTCCCACCCCATTTGCTTCGGGGTTCACGTCTGCTTTATCGCAGCCCCGGACATTCGCCTGTCACTTGTGACGGCGCGCGAGTGCTACACCACCGATGCCGACCACGGCGCTTAGAGCGACCAGCGCGAGAAGGGCGGGAGTGTCAGCACCGGTTGCGGCCAGACCGGTAGCGACCCTGGCAGCCACAGGTGTCGCGGTGGACTTTTCGCTGAAGC is a window encoding:
- the gyrA gene encoding DNA gyrase subunit A, which produces MSDEHTTETEAAVDFDRVQQVDLQVEMQRSYLDYAMSVIVGRALPDVRDGLKPVHRRVLYAMYDGGYRPTSSFSKSSRVVGDVMGNYHPHGDSAIYDALARLVQWWSLRYPLVAGQGNFGTPGNLGPAAPRYTECKMAPLAMEMVRDIDEDSVDFQDNYDGKNQEPTILPARFPNLLVNGSEGIAVGMATRIPPHNLREVAKGVQWSLDNPEASREELLEALIRIIPGPDFPTGATILGHKGIEEAYRTGRGSITQRAVVSVEEIHGRQCLVVTELPYQVNPDNLADKIAQLVRDGQIQGIADIRDETSGRTGQRLVIVLKRDAVAKVVLNNLYKRTSLQENFSANMLALVDGVPRTLSIDGFIRHWIAHQMQVIVRRTQFRLNKALDRLHILEGYLKALDALDEVIALIRSSATVDKARSGLMELLEVDEVQADAILALQLRRLAALERQKILDEHTELMARVTDLRDILAKPERQRAIISEELAEIVEKYGDERRTRIVPFDGEMSMEDLIPEEDVVVTITRDGFAKRTRTDNYRSQKRGGKGVRGTQLRGGDVVEHFFVTTTHHWLLFFTNLGRVYRAKAYEIPEGGRDAKGQHVANLLAFQPDEKIAQVLAIRDYDMADYLVLATKSGLVKKTPLKLYDSPRSGGIIAINLREDEEGRPDEVVSAQVICADQDLILVSRDGQAVRFAATDEQLRPMGRSTSGVRGMKFRGDDELLSMEVPREGADLLIVTESGYAKRTPVEEYPTKGRGTMGVRVGKLVDERGGLVGALVVNPDEDVMVITESGKLVQVNASDVRPTSRNTMGVIFARPDGDDRIIAITPNPEREMDEEESAEASAAEDSSVEAEARGAGDAESPTSGDSAQSDANDDETAVEAVASDLNSIEEGNEE
- a CDS encoding DUF3566 domain-containing protein, coding for MSDETTVYATEDAPRRVDLAVARIDAWTVMKVSFLLSVALGIALVIGTAVLWLMVDGMHVFSTIEEFLTTIGAQKFTVLLDYVRLPKVLSYATIAAVANVVLLTAASTVGAMLYNVIASLVGGIKVSLMDE
- a CDS encoding DLW-39 family protein gives rise to the protein MKKWIGVLSTVAAAVAIGIVIRQISQDLSDNVELWKSVTDETLD
- a CDS encoding SHOCT domain-containing protein, which translates into the protein MDPIMQFKSHIHGKNADVRIYPDRVEWTRKGWLGAGSKAALGFMTMGASLLATGIRRSEDGEIIPLNAITHIGKHRGKGLNTEVVLTTSGGDLAMRVHHGQADLIIATIHQIQRDGYTLPSASQMPMTPPQPTPVPASAPTPAIPDVAEQLSKLGHLRDAGILTEEEFATKKADLLSRL
- a CDS encoding major tail protein, yielding MELAEAILYADGGASEIVKEFKSGTITLGIDDIGAAVAADLIGARVDGNKVLVSATEDGGSGVAIAFRAAKANGTYRYFWLYRVKFAVPATSLTTKGDSIEFSTPEIEGTILRRNKPDSAGKHPWKAEADEATATSSVITDWYNAVYEPSFGSMEVGA
- a CDS encoding amidohydrolase — translated: MSTLDIDKALDAITDWQEESYIHLHKNPELSMQETETCDFIEAELEKLGYQVQRIGGGVVGVLENGKGATVLFRADIDALPVKESTGFEYASTITRTDENGNEVPVMHACGHDFHIVANLGAARILSENTDAWSGTHIALFQPGEETAAGAKSMVEDGLVDKLPKPDVALGQHVLAGPMRSGQVGTHVGPILSTGASIKVTLHGKGSHGSMPHLGVDPVVLASAIVLRLQTVVSREINPFSMAVLTVGSVQAGSKSNIIPDSAQLLINIRAYDMGVREQLLAGIKRVVVAECEAANCPQAPEFEVYDSYPLTDNDVATTEKVTKAFVDHFGADRVMDCGEVSASEDFSFIPDAFGIDYCYWGFGGFEAGAQTYPNHNPAFGPVMQPTLRTGTEAAIVACLAWLKE
- a CDS encoding MFS transporter; translated protein: MMTTTTEKAGYQGTEKLLWGVVLAVVTFWLFAGTAATVAPNIMADIGTDNIDAAGMNLAVSITGLCSGLFMVLMGGLADRIGRVKITLIGILLNATGSLLTVFASGGLALPLLLAGRAIQGLGAACIMPASMALVKAYWDGPARQRAVSMWSIGSWGGSGLAAIFGGSVVNFVGWRGIFIASIIISVISFLMILGTPENKVAEPTHKKFDAPGLALFIVGTLGLMIVLLYGSKLGWSSFTTLGLALLAVVAYVLFVQWERKQSNPFIDFALFKNTTFTGATISNFLVNGTIGMLIISQQVIQLAGHKADGSLYTPFDAGLLSLGYGVCIIAFIRIGEKLLQRFGPRKPMIWGCFITIVSCVMLMMTHLLIGQYVILAIIAYCLFGLGLAFYATPSTDAALANLPAAQAGSGAGIYKMASSLGGAIGTAISLAVFYGLQGAQVPDLITMTGRSDNTSLRLAAMVALGVSLVFLLTAIVSITTTVPKGGGSANGPEETPDPEPQVLPDDERQEILDQLANLPIEELRKLVRS